GTAACCGGAACGGTCATTACCAATACCGGCGATACCAATGCAGCTGACGATATTACGACCTCTACCGCAGCCGCAGGTGATGTGGCGGGCACTTTCCCCAACCTTACGGTTGACGGACTTCAGGGTACACCCGTTGCCGCTACTGCTCCTACCATTGTCGGTCAGGTGCTGAAATGGAATGGCTCCTCCTGGGCTCCGGGCGCCGATGGTGTAAATACCTATACAGCAGGTTCTGGTATCAATGTAACCGGAACGGTCATTACCAATACCGGCGATACGAATGCCGCTGATGATATTACCAATATCAGCGTAGCGGGTGGGGATGCAAGTGGTGTATTCTCCAACCTGAGCGTAACCCGTATTCAGGGCAGCCCGGTCTCCGGATCGGCGCCGACAGTTGCGGGTCAGGTACTGGAATGGAATGGTACCCAGTGGACTCCCGGTACAGATGATAATACGACTTACACAGCAGGTTCTGGTATCAACGTAACCGGAACGGTCATTACCAACACCGGTGATACGAATGCAGCCGATGATATTACGACTTCTACCGCAGCCGCAGGCGATGTGGCGGGTACTTTCCCCAACCTGACGGTTGACGGACTTCAGGGAAATCCGGTTGCTGCGACGGCTCCAACGATTGTTGGACAAGTGCTGAAGTGGAATGGTGTTTCCTGGGCACCCGGTACAGATGCTGGTAATACCTATACCGCCGGTTCGGGCATCAACGTAACCGGAACGGTCATTACCAACACCGGTGATACGAATGCAGCCGATGATATTACGACTTCTACCGCAGCCGCAGGCGATGTGGCGGGTACTTTCCCCAACCTGACGGTTGACGGACTTCAGGGAAATCCGGTTGCTGCGACGGCTCCAACGATTGTTGGACAAGTGCTGAAGTGGAATGGTGTTTCCTGGGCACCCGGTACAGATGCTGGTAATACCTATACCGCCGGTTCGGGCATCAACGTAACCGGAACGGTCATTACCAATACGGGCGATACGAATGCCGCTGATGATATTACCAATATCAGCGTAGCGGGTGGTGATGCAAGTGGTGTATTCTCTAACCTGAGCGTAACCCGTATTCAGGGCAGTCCGGTCTCCGGATCGGCGCCGACAGTTGCGGGTCAGGTACTGGAATGGAATGGTACCCAGTGGACTCCCGGCACAGATGATAATACGACTTACACAGCAGGTTCGGGTATCAACGTAACCGGAACGGTGATTACCAACACCGGTGATACGAATGCAGCTGATGATATTACGACTTCTACCGCAGCCGCAGGTGATGTAGCGGGTACTTTCCCCAACCTTACGGTTGACGGACTTCAGGGCAGCCCGGTTTCTGCTACTGCTCCTACCATTATCGGCCAGGTATTGAAGTGGAATGGTTCCTCCTGGGCTCCCGGTACAGACGGTGGCAACACTTATACAGCAGGTTCTGGAATCAATGTAACCGGAACGGTGATTACCAATACCGGCGATACCAATGCTGCTGACGATATTACTACCTCTACGGCAGCCGCAGGCGATGTAGCGGGTACTTTCCCCAACCTGACGGTTGACGGACTTCAGGGAACACCCGTTTCGGCTACTGCACCGACCATTGTCGGTCAGGTACTGAAATGGAATGGTTCCTCCTGGGCTCCGGGCGCCGATGGTGTAAATACCTATACCGCAGGCTCTGGTATCAACGTAACCGGAACGGTCATTACCAATACCGGCGATACGAATGCCGCTGATGATATTACGAATATCAGCGTAGCGGGTGGTGATGCAAGTGGTGTATTCTCCAACCTGAGCGTAACCCGTATTCAGGGCAGCCCGGTCTCCGGATCGGCGCCGACAGTTGCGGGTCAGGTACTGGAATGGAATGGTACCCAGTGGACTCCCGGCACAGATGATAATACGACTTACACAGCAGGTTCGGGTATCAACGTAACCGGAACGGTGATTACCAACACCGGTGATACGAATGCAGCTGATGATATTACGACTTCTACCGCAGCCGCAGGTGATGTAGCGGGTACTTTCCCCAACCTGACGGTTGACGGACTTCAGGGAAATCCGGTTGCTGCGACGGCTCCAACGATTGTTGGACAAGTGCTGAAGTGGAATGGTGTTTCCTGGGCACCCGGTACAGATGCTGGTAATACCTATACCGCCGGTTCGGGCATCAACGTAACCGGAACGGTCATTACCAATACGGGCGATACGAATGCCGCTGATGATATTACCAATATCAGCGTAGCGGGTGGTGATGCAAGTGGTGTATTCTCTAACCTGAGCGTAACCCGTATTCAGGGCAGTCCGGTCTCCGGATCGGCGCCGACAGTTGCGGGTCAGGTACTGGAATGGAATGGTACCCAGTGGACTCCCGGCACAGATGATAATACGACTTACACAGCAGGTTCGGGTATCAACGTAACCGGAACGGTGATTACCAACACCGGTGATACGAATGCAGCTGATGATATTACGACTTCTACCGCAGCCGCAGGTGATGTAGCGGGTACTTTCCCCAACCTTACGGTTGACGGACTTCAGGGCAGCCCGGTTTCTGCTACTGCTCCTACCATTATCGGCCAGGTATTGAAGTGGAATGGTTCCTCCTGGGCTCCCGGTACAGACGGTGGCAACACTTATACAGCAGGTTCTGGAATCAATGTAACCGGAACGGTGATTACCAATACCGGCGATACCAATGCTGCTGACGATATTACTACCTCTACGGCAGCCGCAGGCGATGTAGCGGGTACTTTCCCCAACCTGACGGTTGACGGACTTCAGGGAACACCCGTTTCGGCTACTGCACCGACCATTGTCGGTCAGGTACTGAAATGGAATGGTTCCTCCTGGGCCCCCGGTACAGATGGTGGAAACATATACACAGCAGGTACTGGCATCAACGTAACCGGAACGGTGATTACTAATACGGGGGACACAAATGCCGCTGACGATATTACGACTTCTACGGCAGCCGCAGGTGATGTAGCGGGTACTTTCCCCAACCTGACGGTTGACGGACTTCAGGGCAGCCCGGTTTCGGCTACCGCTCCTACCGTTGTAGGCCAGGTGCTGAAATGGAATGGCGGATCATGGGCACCTGGTACAGATGATGGCGCATCGTATTCCGGAGGAACCGGGATTAGTGTTGTGGGCACAACCATCACCAATACCGGTGATACCAATGCAGCTGACGACATTACCAATACGACCGCCGCCGCAGGCGATCTCTCCGGCGTGTATCCTTCACCAACGGTAACTGCTATCCAGGGGAAACCCGTTACCAATGCAGCTCCCGCGCTAAATCAGGTGTTGAAGTGGAATGGTACTCAGTGGAATCCTTCTGCAGACGCTGTTGATGATGCAGATGCAAGCCCAACAAATGAGATTCAGGTGCTCTCTATTTCCGGTAGTAACCTCGTGCTTTCCAATGGTGGCGGTAGTGTCGCTTATCCGCCTACCTATACAGGCGGAGCCGGAATTGCGCTTTCCGGAACACAGATCATCAATATTGGCGATACTAATGCCGCTGATGATATTACAAATACCAGCGTGGCAGCCGGTGATGTGACGGGCACTTTTGCCAACCTGAATGTCGAAGCTTTGCAGGGGGTTCCCGTTTCGGCAACCGCTCCTACGGTTATCGGACAAGTACTGGAATGGGATGGCACACAGTGGACACCAGGGGCAGATAATGGCGTACTGTACTCTGGTAGCAATTACATTGATGTTACGGGAAATATCATTACCAATACGGGTGATACCTCCAACGTAAACGAGATCCAAACACTTTCCATTACGGGTACTACCATATTCCTTTCAAATGGCGGTAGTTCAGTTGCACTCCCGTATTCTCCCGGAACCGGCATTGCCTTTGCCGGTGGAATCATCAGCAATACGGGCGATATCAATGCCGCTGATGATATCACTACTTCAACGGCTGCTACGGGTGATGTGACAGGTACATTCCCCAACCTTACGGTTGACGGACTTCAGGGCAGCCCGGTATCGGCGACCGCGCCTACCATTGCCGGACAGGTATTAAAATGGAATGGAACATCATGGGCACCAGGAACAGACATAAATAATACTTATACCGCTGGTACAGGTATTAATGTAACCGGTACCGTGATTACCAACACCGGCGATACCAATGCTGCTGATGATATTACCACAGCTACGGCTGCGACAGGTGATGTGACAGGTACTTTCCCCAACCTTACGGTTGACGGATTGCAGGGAGTAGCTGTTTCTGCTACTGCTCCGACGCTTGATCAGGTACTGAAATTTGACGGAACCAACTGGATCCCCGCTGCCGATGCAACTGCAAGTTATGTAGCAGGAACCGGTATCGACATTACCGGCAATACAGTAACCAACACCGGCGATACCAATGCTGCTGATGATATTACCACGGCTACGGCTGCGACAGGTGATGTGACTGGTACTTTCCCCAACCTCACGGTTGACGGATTGCAGGGAGTGGCTGTTTCTGCTACTGCACCTATAACCAGTGAGTTCCTTACCTATAATGGCACCAACTGGGTAGCAGATTCTATTCAAACTTCAGACATAAAAATCACCACAGACCTGCTTCCGCCAAACAATACCTTCAATCTCGGTGGTCCTTCAAATCTTTGGCTGGAAGTATATGCTGCCAATGGTTTAATCAATACTTCTGACTA
The Bacteroidia bacterium DNA segment above includes these coding regions:
- a CDS encoding tail fiber domain-containing protein; this translates as MKHTQTRVIKLLHQMKTKITLLTAFLLLALQTLVQAQAPQGISYQAIARDGASVLNGQTIDVRFTILQGGNQVYQETNSALTNSYGLFTLNIGEGLPVAGSFANINWGLGNYFLRVEIDPNGNGFVNMGVTKMESVPFSLYAEKAGSVENVSIGDLSDVIAPVPDSGDVLKWDGTNWVSSPDEGGTVYAGQGINIVNDTIINTGDTNPNDDITIGTAANGDLAGTYPDPTVVKIQGLDVANIIPADKEVLKWDAIAGEWRPQPDAVTTGGGGGAVNTTARISGDGSAGLPLDIAQNGAQIGNVLKWNGSSWNPAVDGGTQTLTLNGTVLTLGPNGNSVNLPFTSYTDGPGINISGSVISNTGDTTSADDIMIGTAAGGDLTGTYPNPTVARLRNNSISTNIPFSGNVLKFQNGQWTPAQDNINDADSDPGNEIQTLSISGNTLTLGNGGGSVALPVYTAGSGINVSSGNVISNTGDLNPADDITIGFPAGGDLAGSFPQPLVTKIHGRTFSNQAPNNGYIYKWDSGINQWIPSIDDDTDADADPQNELQTLSLSGNTLSLSGNGGSVSIPLYTGGSGINVLGTTIVNTGDLNGNDDVTIGSSAGGDLSGTFPNPAVTRLNGFAVSNLQPATNQVLKWNGTQWTPSLDDDTDGDSNSTNELQTLTLSGNTLSLNLGGGSVNIPVYTGGSGISINASNIVTNTGDVNPNDDIKIGDNAGGDLVGTYPNPVVASLQGKPVSNAAPTTSGQVLKWNGAQWQPGIDDDTDADADPLNELQDLTLSGNTLTLSNGGGSVALPVYSGGPGINVSGTTIINTGDLNGSDDILIGSAAAGDLSGTYPNPVVSKLQGKPIASTTATSGQILKWNGTQWAPADDNFIDGDSDNANELQELSISGTTISLSVGGGSVNLPYTAGSGINLVGGTTITNTGDVNASDDITNITPAVGDLSGTFPGPTVTGLRGRPITNGVPSNANILKYNLAGNQWVYATDDVTDPDANPTNEIQTLSLTGSSLSLSLGGGSVNLPVYAAGTGIDISSNIVTNTGDLDGSDDVLIGSTANGDLSGTYPNPTVSRLQGFGVSNVTPNLNQVLKWNGSQWTPGADANTTYSAGTGISISGLNVVTNTGDTNAADDITNVSVAAGDVTGVYSNLSVGKIQGIPVAPTAPSLTGQVLKWNGSAWAPGTDDGTIYIAGTGINVTGTTITNTGDTNASDDVLTTTPASGDVTGIFSNLVVEGLQGNPVSSSTPTNVGQVLEWDGLQWVPGADDNTTYSAGTGINVTGTVITNTGDTDAADDITTSTAAAGDVAGTFPNLTVGGLQGSPVSATAPTIVGQVLKWNGSSWAPGADGVNTYTAGSGINVTGTVITNTGDTNAADDITTSTAAAGDVAGTFPNLTVDGLQGTPVAATAPTIVGQVLKWNGSSWAPGADGVNTYTAGSGINVTGTVITNTGDTNAADDITNISVAGGDASGVFSNLSVTRIQGSPVSGSAPTVAGQVLEWNGTQWTPGTDDNTTYTAGSGINVTGTVITNTGDTNAADDITTSTAAAGDVAGTFPNLTVDGLQGNPVAATAPTIVGQVLKWNGVSWAPGTDAGNTYTAGSGINVTGTVITNTGDTNAADDITTSTAAAGDVAGTFPNLTVDGLQGNPVAATAPTIVGQVLKWNGVSWAPGTDAGNTYTAGSGINVTGTVITNTGDTNAADDITNISVAGGDASGVFSNLSVTRIQGSPVSGSAPTVAGQVLEWNGTQWTPGTDDNTTYTAGSGINVTGTVITNTGDTNAADDITTSTAAAGDVAGTFPNLTVDGLQGSPVSATAPTIIGQVLKWNGSSWAPGTDGGNTYTAGSGINVTGTVITNTGDTNAADDITTSTAAAGDVAGTFPNLTVDGLQGTPVSATAPTIVGQVLKWNGSSWAPGADGVNTYTAGSGINVTGTVITNTGDTNAADDITNISVAGGDASGVFSNLSVTRIQGSPVSGSAPTVAGQVLEWNGTQWTPGTDDNTTYTAGSGINVTGTVITNTGDTNAADDITTSTAAAGDVAGTFPNLTVDGLQGNPVAATAPTIVGQVLKWNGVSWAPGTDAGNTYTAGSGINVTGTVITNTGDTNAADDITNISVAGGDASGVFSNLSVTRIQGSPVSGSAPTVAGQVLEWNGTQWTPGTDDNTTYTAGSGINVTGTVITNTGDTNAADDITTSTAAAGDVAGTFPNLTVDGLQGSPVSATAPTIIGQVLKWNGSSWAPGTDGGNTYTAGSGINVTGTVITNTGDTNAADDITTSTAAAGDVAGTFPNLTVDGLQGTPVSATAPTIVGQVLKWNGSSWAPGTDGGNIYTAGTGINVTGTVITNTGDTNAADDITTSTAAAGDVAGTFPNLTVDGLQGSPVSATAPTVVGQVLKWNGGSWAPGTDDGASYSGGTGISVVGTTITNTGDTNAADDITNTTAAAGDLSGVYPSPTVTAIQGKPVTNAAPALNQVLKWNGTQWNPSADAVDDADASPTNEIQVLSISGSNLVLSNGGGSVAYPPTYTGGAGIALSGTQIINIGDTNAADDITNTSVAAGDVTGTFANLNVEALQGVPVSATAPTVIGQVLEWDGTQWTPGADNGVLYSGSNYIDVTGNIITNTGDTSNVNEIQTLSITGTTIFLSNGGSSVALPYSPGTGIAFAGGIISNTGDINAADDITTSTAATGDVTGTFPNLTVDGLQGSPVSATAPTIAGQVLKWNGTSWAPGTDINNTYTAGTGINVTGTVITNTGDTNAADDITTATAATGDVTGTFPNLTVDGLQGVAVSATAPTLDQVLKFDGTNWIPAADATASYVAGTGIDITGNTVTNTGDTNAADDITTATAATGDVTGTFPNLTVDGLQGVAVSATAPITSEFLTYNGTNWVADSIQTSDIKITTDLLPPNNTFNLGGPSNLWLEVYAANGLINTSDYREKNSIENINYGMDQIMQLRPVSFRWNQHPELGLKLGLIAQEVEPVISEVVKTHQYRINPQTGLMEQVELDRFGINYTDLIPVMIKGMQEQQEVLDGQQKTIETQQEMIQKLEERIRLLEEKIK